Part of the uncultured Anaeromusa sp. genome is shown below.
TTTGGTGCGTCCGAAATATTTCATCCCCGTTCATGGCGAGTACCGTATGCTGCGGCAGCACGGCGCGTTGGCGGAAGAGATGGGTGTGCCTTCGGAAAACGTTTTTTACGGTGAAAACGGGCATGTTTTCGAGTTTACGCGTAAAGCGGCGCGCATGGCTGGCAAGGTAAAGGCGGGACGCGTCTTTATCGACGGCTTGGGCGTGGGCGATGTGGGCAACATTGTGATTCGGGACCGGCAGCAGCTGGCGAACGAAGGGGTCATTATTGTCGTCGTCACGCTGGACAAACAGCGGAATGCACTCTTGTCCGGACCGGATTTGGTCTCGCGCGGCTTTGTCTATGTGCGTGACGCTGGCGGTCTGATGAACGAGGCGCAGCAAAAGGTGCGTCAGGCGCTGGATCGCTGCTCGGAGCGCAACTTGAGCGACTGGTCCTCCATCAAGGTTCAAGTCAAGGAAACTCTGGGCAAGTTCTTGATGGAAAAAACCGGCCGTCGGCCGATGATTCTGCCGATTATTATGGAAGTGTAAGACTGGATTTGACAAGAAGAAGGTCTTCGGCTATATTGATGCATATACGAACAATGTGACGAATGGGAGAAGTAATGGCAAGGCGTCTTTTAGAGAGCCGGGGGATGGTGCAACCCGGTAGGCGCGTGCGATGAAATACACCCAGGAGCAGCAGGCTGAAAACCCTAGGGGGTTATTAGGCTGGGCCGGCGGATCGCCGTTACCGATCATAGTGGAGCGGTCAGCCCTAGGGCTGGCAACCAGGGTGGTACCACGGGCATACGGCTCGTCCCTCATTTGATGAGAGACGAGTCTTTTTTATTAGGGCCGCTCGCTTCCTCTCAGTTCACGCCAAAATGTATCTTTTTACGACTGGCTTTGTCAGAAAGCCTCGGCAGAGCGCCGCTATGCCTACGTTTTCTTTCGCGTCAGACGAAAAAATCTTTCTTTTGGGCGAGAGCGCTCAGAGCACGAGCGGCCCTTGAAAATGAGAACTAAAGGGTTCTAAAACAAGTAGACTTTTGGAGAGGTTTCTGTGAAATTTTGATAGGATAGCAAGAGGAGGAACTGAAAATGAGTGTATTAGACGTCTTGAAAGAACGCGGCTATGTGCAGCAAATGACCCATGAGGATGAAATTGCCGAGCTGCTGGAAAAGGAAAAGATTACGTTTTACATCGGTTTTGATCCGACGGCGGACAGCCTGCATGTGGGGCATTTCTTGGGCATGATGGTTATGGCGCATATGCAGCGCGCCGGGCACCGTCCGATCTGCCTGATTGGCGGCGGTACTGCGATGGTAGGCGATCCGTCGGGGAAGACGGATATGCGCAAAATGATGACGCCGGAAACCATTGAACAAAACGGCGAGTGCTTTAAAAAGCAGATGGCTCGCTTTATTGATTTCAGCGAGGATAAAGCGGTGATGGCCAACAACGCGGATTGGCTGATGCAGCTGAATTACGTCGGCTTTCTGCGGGAAATCGGCGCGCATTTTTCCGTCAACCGCATGCTGACGGCGGAATGCTTTAAGCAGCGCTTGGAAAAAGGCCTATCCTTCCTCGAATTTAACTACATGATCATGCAGGGCTATGATTTCTTGGAACTGAACCGTCGTTACGGCTGCGTCATGCAGATGGGCGGCGATGATCAGTGGTCCAATATTCTTGCCGGCGCTGATCTGATTCGGCGCAAGGAAAGCAAGGCGGCCTTCGGCTTGACCTTTACATTGCTCACTAAGAGCGACGGCAAGAAAATGGGTAAAACCGAGAAAGGCGCTCTTTGGCTGGATGCGGAGAAAACCTCTCCGTACGAGTTCTACCAATACTGGCGCAATGTGGATGACGCCGATGTGGAAAAATGCCTGTCCCTTTTGACCTTCCTGCCGATGGAAGAAGTGCGCCGCTTGGGAGCGCTCAAAGATCAGGCCATCAACGAAGCCAAGAAAGTGCTGGCCTTTGAAGTGACGAAGCTGGTACATGGCGAAGCTGAGGCCGCTAAAGCCAAAGAAGCGGCGGAGGCTCTCTTCGGCGGTTCCGGCGCTTTGGATAACGCTCCTACCGTTACGATTGCCCAAGCGCAGCTCGGCGG
Proteins encoded:
- the tyrS gene encoding tyrosine--tRNA ligase, which produces MSVLDVLKERGYVQQMTHEDEIAELLEKEKITFYIGFDPTADSLHVGHFLGMMVMAHMQRAGHRPICLIGGGTAMVGDPSGKTDMRKMMTPETIEQNGECFKKQMARFIDFSEDKAVMANNADWLMQLNYVGFLREIGAHFSVNRMLTAECFKQRLEKGLSFLEFNYMIMQGYDFLELNRRYGCVMQMGGDDQWSNILAGADLIRRKESKAAFGLTFTLLTKSDGKKMGKTEKGALWLDAEKTSPYEFYQYWRNVDDADVEKCLSLLTFLPMEEVRRLGALKDQAINEAKKVLAFEVTKLVHGEAEAAKAKEAAEALFGGSGALDNAPTVTIAQAQLGGKIIDIMAEGGIIASKSEGRRLVQQGGLLLGDAKVTDLDAVLTAQDFTDGSVLLRKGKKSYFRLVLE